A genomic window from Montipora capricornis isolate CH-2021 chromosome 8, ASM3666992v2, whole genome shotgun sequence includes:
- the LOC138013697 gene encoding histone H1-beta, late embryonic-like, protein MSKYRAKKKEREQQQLLPDKERRQMAAKKREAAKKKAQKAKLKRDKEKMTKKKKKKASISTKAWRLKVKISNSRPEQSTPLPPKENPFSSSSAEKRAVKQGKHALPNTPRRRKRVIEKLSSSSDLQHGHSDTSKKTLPFSQESQVIESLQEEISHLKPKGGSHTNKRVAYNGLLQVT, encoded by the coding sequence ATGAGCAAGTATAGagcaaagaaaaaggaaagagaacaACAACAGCTGTTACCTGATAAAGAAAGAAGACAAATGGCCGCCAAGAAAAGAGAAGCAGCAAAGAAAAAAGCACAGAAAGCAAAGTTGAAGAGAGATAAAGaaaaaatgaccaaaaaaaagaagaaaaaagcttCAATAAGCACAAAAGCATGGAGGTTGAAGGTGAAAATCAGTAATTCAAGACCAGAACAAAGTACACCCCTGCCTCCCAAAGAAAATCCTTTCTCATCAAGTTCTGCAGAGAAGAGAGCAGTGAAACAAGGTAAACATGCTCTCCCAAACACCccaagaagaaggaaaagagTTATTGAGAAGCTCTCGAGTTCATCTGATCTTCAGCATGGTCACTCAGATACAAGTAAGAAAACTTTGCCATTCAGTCAAGAAAGTCAAGTGATAGAATCTTTGCAAGAGGAAATAAGCCATTTAAAGCCGAAAGGTGGTTCACATACCAATAAAAGGGTTGCATATAATGGCCTTCTTCAGGTAACATGA